The following DNA comes from Maledivibacter sp..
AGAAAAAGTTACAGCTCTGTTTTTGATTTCCTAAAATATAGCTTTTAAATTATTAAAATTAGGCTGCATGTAACTTTATAGAAATAGTAAAGATACACCTGCTACAGTAACTATTGCACCTATTATTTCCTTAGAACCTATCTTTTCTTTAAATATTATAATTGAAGGAGCAATTATCAGTACAGGAACAATTCCCATTAGTGTAGATGCAACACCAGTTGTTGTAAACTTAACGGCTATTAGAGAAAGCGAGACTCCCAGGAAGGGGCCGAAAAAAGCACCTATGGATACCTTTGCCATTGCATCTGAATCCTTTACTGCAGTTTTTATATTTGGCCATTTATTGAGTATAGTAATTACTATTAAAAATCCAATTGTTGCGGATATAATTCTGATTTGTGTGGCAGCAAATGCATTATAATTTCCCATGCCCTTTTTACTTAAGATTAATCCTAGAGATTGACCAAATGCTCCTAAAAATGCATATGTTAGTCCCTTAACAGGGTGGGAAAATTCTAATTTTTTATTGCCTGATTTTTTTACTAGTATAACAGTAGCTATACCGGATATTGTTATAAGCATTCCTATTAGTTGTTGTGAAGTAAGCACTTCTCCCATTATTATGAATCCAAGAAGAGCTGTTATGGGTGGAGAACTGGCCATTATAAGCATGGATATTCTAGCACCTACTTCTACAAAGGCCTGAAATAAGAATAAATCCCCTAATACAAATCCTATAAGACCCGATATGCTGAGCCATATCCAGACATCTGAAGATGCATCGAGGGGTAAAAACATTCCTCTAGTGAAGAGGGTAAAGGTGCCTATTAAAAAGAATGCCATAATTAATCGTATTAAATTTACGGATAATGAACCTATTTTACGTCCTGCTAACTCAAAGGAGATAGATGTAACGGTCCAACAAATAGCTGTTCCTAGGGCAGCTATTTCTCCCAAATGAGATTCAATCATAATATTCCTCCAAACATAACTAATTATTGAATCATAGATTTAGATATATTAAATATACTTGAGGAAATTGCATAATACATGGGGTATGGCTTTGCAGATTTTAAAACTATATATAGTACACAATTTTACGAAGAAGGCAATTACGCAATTTGCTCGATTAATAATATTATATCATTTTATAGATATGTATGGTTAGTAATATTTAATTGGTGGGGGATGGGGTCTTAATCTAACTCCCAGTGATAGGTGGACATTGATTAAAGAACATAGTAAGGGGACATTTGGGTTTCCAAGTTTATAATATCCAAATCCAAGGATTTTAATAATTTCTTATCTTAATAGCTCAAAATCAACTATTTACTGATCGTCCCCTTATATATATTTATTTTATAGATTTTCCGATGCTTTTATTAAGTTGATCGATAGTTCATTCAATCGTTCTGCTCCAGCCGCTACTTGTTGTGTTTGGGCCGATTGCTCTTCGCTAACTTCTGCAAAGGTATTAATAGAGTCAATCATCTTATTAATATCATCTCTAATTGTAGTTAATGTTGTTGTTATATTTTCCGTTGAAGATTTACTGCTTTGAGCCAATTTTCTTATTTCTTCAGCCACCACTGCAAAGCCTCTTCCATGCTCACCGGCCCGTGCGGCTTCGATTGCTGCATTAAGTCCTAATAGATTTGTAGTATTGGCAACATTATTGATATACTTAAGGATATCATCCATACTTTTAATTTGCTGTTGAATATTATTAATAGTTGTATTAAAAGCTTGACTACTTACTGATAATTCCTGTGATGAGCTTGAAAGTTCTTGGGAGGATAGGGATAATTGTTCAGAAAAACTCTGTAATTCCTTTGCCGTTTCTATAATATCATTTTCTTTCTCTTGAGAAACTGCGAAGGTGATTGTTCCAACTACATTGTCCGTATCATTATTGATTAATGGAATAGCATAAGCAATTATAGGAAATCCAAAGATTTCTTTAGGATATCTTGCAACTTGATTTTGTCTTGTAATCATGGCCTTTTGCGAAGCTCCATTTTCTGTTATATAAGCATTTTCTTGAATATTTAATTTGAAAGAATTGGCTTGTTTAGTCATAGTAAATTTTTCTGTATCTGTGAGTCCAACCCCTGTATCAGTAATAAAAACAGAACATAAAACATGGAAAAATTTTTTCATCATATCCATAAATTCTTTATCATTTAAATACATATGATCTTCCTTTCATTAGTTAAATATATACTGGTTTTATCTGTATAAGCTAGGATTTGCTAAGAATTTGCATTTTTCGTCATTTTTCAACCCCTTTCTTTAAATATTATCTACTTTTTCATATAATATTGCAACAGCTTAGTAAAATTTTTATTCCATGAGGATTAAAATAAATCATAATTGTAGGGTAATGGATTATAGTATATAATTATTAAAAATGCTAGGAGATGAAAAAGATGCATGATATAAAAAAAGTAGAGTTTAAAGATAAAAAACAATTTTATAATTATTTAAATTTAAAGCTTAAGGGCTTAATATGTAATGAGAATGATTGGCTGGCTAACCTTTCTAATACAGCTGCTTTATTGTGGCTTCTACTTGATGATATTAATTGGGTGGGTTTTTATCTATATAAAAATAATGAGCTTGTATTGGGACCCTTTCAGGGTAAGCCAGCATGTACCCATATAGAAATAGGTAAGGGCGTATGTGGTAGGGCAGCAAGTGAAATGAAAACTCAAGTAGTAAAGAATGTTAACGAATTTCCTGGACATATTGCATGTGATTCGTCATCTAAATCGGAAATAGTGGTTCCAATTATTCAAGATAATAGATTAAAGGGGGTTCTAGATATAGACAGCCCAATATTTTCAAGATTTGAGGAAGAGGATAAAGAATGCTTTGAAAAATTCATTGATGTTTTTAATGAATATGTTAAATTATAATTTTTACTGTGATCTCCATATTATTTAGATAGTAGATTCAGTAAAATCGATACCAGGGCAAGCCTTAGATAAGATATGGGCAAGCTTTTACAAGAATAGGAGTGTGATTCATGAACAGATGGAGATTTGTATGGATGAGTGTATTAATTGTACTTATTGCATATGGCATATTTGCTTTTCCAATTACAATAAATAAAGAGATACCTGCTGTAAAATATAGACTTGGAGATGAAGAATCTATTGAAAATATTACTATTAAAATAGATGGACAGTATAATAGAAAGCTGTTTTTATCTGATACCTTTATAGGTACGATATATATCGAAGGCTATGAATTTACTAAGGATGATTCAGGGTTTTCAAACTTAAAGAGTACTTTAGCTGATATAAATTTCAATAGGGATGGATATGGAAGATATGGGTATGTTAAGGTTAATTCAGATGATCTTATGAATTTAATGGAAGGAGAAATATTTATGAAAGATAAATTTTCTATGTTTACTATGACTATCATGGAGAAGGATGCTTCGGATAAATCCCGTAGTGGATGGAGCAGCGAGAAAGGTTTAATGATATCTGCTCCTGCTAAAACCCGTGGGGATGCTTTAAATATATCCAATTTACTAATGAAGGATTTCCTTAGGGAGCATAGCCTCCAATAGTACCCATGAGTTTGGTAAGCCAACTACTTCTTCTGATGATAAGGAATCTATTCTATTAAAGAAAAGAGTAGGGGTATTTGAGTAATACTAATGATTTAAGAAAAATGTAATATTTTACATATAGATATAGTGATACTATTGTAATGTAATAAATATTACATTATAATAATATGGACACCTAGGAGGAAATTATTATGTTTAAAAAAATCAATATAAAATCCTTTGTTTTAGGAGCTTTTTGCATGACAGTTCTAATGGGTACACCACAGGCCTATGGTGCTGTAAAAGAATATATTTTGCAGCCAGCACAGTTCAACGTATATTTAAATGGTAATGAGTATAAGGATGACAATCCGGTCTTGGTTTATGAAGGGAATACATATATACCTCTAAGGGCTTTTTGTGATAGGTTAGGCTTAAATTTAAATTTGAATTTTAACGATTATGAAAAGAGGGTTAATGTTAACACTGTAAATGGGAATATGGATAACTTCTCATTACCAGATAATACACCATTTGGAGAAGGAGAAATAACCATTAATGGCTGTCAGGTTAAGTATGGAATAGATACTACTCTAAATACGGAATTTGTTGAAGCCAATAACAAAAGATATATATCCCAGGCCTATGTTTTTCAATCTATAGCTAAAAATGGTAAAGTATATATGTTTATGAGGGAAAATGATAAGAATGGTAAAGAGTACATATATATGCGTGATGGTGGCAAAAACGTTGATATCTGTATAGCTAAGGACTTATACCTTAAGGAGATAATATCTGATGAAATAGTAGTTAGGGACATTCCAACTGTTATTTTCAAAAACAGAGAATTTATAGAATATGATTTTTATCTGAAAAACATAAAGGATATATAATCTATGTATATATTGCGAATTTTTCTATTTTAAATTTTAGGGGTTTATATGCCTACTATTGTATGGATTTGCAAAGCAAAGTGGAATTAGGGAAAAAATTGATATTAAGGAAGTAGGCCTTGGCTTAGAGTTAGATTTCCATAGGACTACTAAGGATAGGGTGAGACCATGATATATATATATATACTGACCTGTATATTACTTATATTTTCATTTTTTTCAAGTAAACAAAAGACACTTAAAGCACTAAAAATTGCATGGAAGAAATTTGCAAAAATATTACCTGCTTTTATTAAGATGCTTATTTTTATATCAATAGTACTTTATTTATTTCCTGATAAGGTGATACTTAAATATCTTGGAGGAAGTAATATATATAAAGGTGCTATATTAGCATCCCTATTGGGGTCCATAACAATGATGCCCGGGTTCATTGCATTTCCCCTATGTGGTATATTAGTTCAAAAGGGTGTAAGTTATATGGTTGTATCGGCTTTTTCAACTACACTGATGATGGTAGGTATTTTAACTTATCCTGTTGAAAGTGAGTATTTTGGGAAAAAACTTACTATTGTAAGAAATATAGTTAGTTATATAATGGCCATAGTAATTGCTTTAGTTATTGGAGTATTATATGGGGAGATAATATTATGAAAAATAAAAGGGTAGAAATTACAGGATTAATAATATATATAGTATTTATATTTATATCCTTCATATTTAAATTTGATCCAGGGGTGAAAATAGGAACTAATTTCATGGGCTTTACCCTAGGCATGATGAAAGTACTTCCATGTGCCTTTATTTTAATAGGTCTATTTGAAGTATGGGTTAAAAGGGAAACTATAGAAAAGTATTTTGGAGATGCTTCAGGATATAAAGGCTATTTGTGGGCAGTGATACTATCAAGTACTACGGTTGGGGGAGCCTATGTAGCATTTCCAGTAGGATATTCCTTATATAAAAAGGGGGCCAATCTAAGCTATGTTTTAACCTATATTGGCTCATCTGCTTTAACTAGAATACCAATGACCATCTTTGAAGCATCTTTTATAGGGATAAAATTTTCAATTATAAGGCTAATAATATCTTTACCACTGGTAATATTTAGCTCTATCATTATATCAAAGTATTTTGTGGAGAAATTACCCATAGATAAACAGCACTAAAATTTAGAATATAGATTTCCAAAAGTTAAACTTAATTTATACATCTCAAAACTCTATATAGAGAGTTCCGGATAAATTTATATTGAACCCACTAACAAAATACCCTTGGTAGCTTTTTTTCAAAGCTTCTATAGTATGCATAGATTCTATCATAGTTTTCTCTTTCCTGCATTGCTATAAAATCATAATATTTTTCACCAAGATATTTGAAATTAGGGCGAGTAGCAGAATCGAGCAAATAAGCAGATGTTGTGGAATCTTCCTTTCTATTATCATTTAATGCTTCAATGATTTCTTCTGCTGTTCCTATTCCTATCCCATGACCATAATAGGTTCCATCACCTAGATCAATAACATTTTCCCCTTGCCATTCAGGGGTTAGAGGATTCACATCTGGATTTTTAAAGTATCTGCAATCCCCGGGTAAAAAATCTACATCTTCATAGTAGCGTATATCAAGATCTCTATCTAAATAATGCCAGTTCATAAGATGTATATTTGCAAATAATTGATTAAATAACTCCTCAGGGTATATATCCACAAGGGCTTTATAATAAACTATAACTATTGCAGTGGCACATTCGGTGCCATACATAGAGCTGTTGATAAAAATGTCCTTAATACCGTCTGAAGGTTTTACATCTTCCTTTATTAAAAAACCACCTTCAGCTGTACGTGTCCAATACTCAGAATTACATATGGATTTCCTAAAGGTTCTAAAGGAAAAATAGCTGTCATTTAATTCTCTTGATGCACTTATGATATTTTTCCTAAGATTTAGTTCAAACCTTAATTCATCTAAGGATTCATATATATACAAACGATCACTGGAATATAATATTTCAAGTATCTTGACTTCAATACCATCCCTTGGATATTCATTAATAATATCATTAGTATCTATTCTACTACCCGAAATCTCAATCATTGTTCTCCCTCCATCATGCCTTTAGCAATTCTGATTTGTTCTGTCATGGGATAATGTATCCACCTAGTCCACCGGGTTTTATTATTGTTATATAACTTACTCGAGTAATTCGCAAGTAACAGCCTCGTATTGATATCTAGTCTACTAAACTCATATAGAAGTTTAGCCTCTTCACCGGTCAATGCTTTGAGTTTTTTACCGGTATCGGAGTCTACGTATTTGTTAAGATATTTTGCTTCTAGGTCTATTATATAGGTTATGGGTTTATTGACTTGTTGGAGACTTTGGCCTGTGAAGTATAGGAATGGACTATTTTCTTTGAGCCAATTAAGGAATGTGGTATATTTTTTTTCCTTATTAGCCGTATTATTTTTTCCCATACCAGGGACAAAGCTTAAAAGCTTGGTTGCTAAATCAATATCCTTTGATTCCGTGGACAATAGACCATTTGCAATCATAATCAAACTATTGGGGTCCTTTGATTCAAAAAAAGCCCAAACCAGGTCATGATTAAAATATCCCCTTCTATTTCTGTCAAAGATCATATTTACTATAGTGGGTAATATTGTTTGATCTTTATATATTCTGATTAAAAGTATCGCACTTATATCTAAAACCTCATCATATTCGTTGCTTAAACCATCATCATTAGAACCCGTATCAAATATCCACTTTAAAACGGAATAAGCAATTTGAGTAAGGTCTGAAGAGATATATTCGTTTATGGAAATTTTTTTGTTTTTCTCTATCACTTCATCGGTAATTTCTATTGCAGTTTTGTTTCTCAAGCTTAAATTGTCAAGAAGGTTAAGATTATCAATTTCATTCTTAAGTAAAAATAGGGTAGGGAAACGAAGATTTTCAGCGTTAACTAAGTTCAAGGCCTCTTCATTATTTTTTTTTGCCAATATTACGAAATGATCCTTCATTTCTTCAATTCCCTTATCAAGTCTTATTTTATCTAGAGGATTTATGGAATTTGAATTATACATAGACAAACGATAGCTCCTTTCATAATCTCTATATCACCTTAGTATTATTCAAAACTAAAGTTACTCGAAGAAAGAGTTATAATATATAATATTGGGAACCTACCATTTGTGTTAAAGATAAGTTTAGATATTTTGGTTGATTTTAATATAGTAGGAGACTAAATTACCTGATATAATTAGAAAGACTATATGGAAGGAGTTAAGTCCCTTTGTCGTATTTAAAATAGGGTATCCTTTCAACATAATAATGTATATGGTATAATTTAACATAATCTTTAATAATAAGATTTACTATAGGGATTTTAGTATAGACTTTAGCTTATACTATAAAAAACCTATATAAAACATAAAATTAGGAGGTAAATTTAATATATGCAACCGGTTATTACAATAAAGGACTTGAAGATGAGTTATGATAAAGACAAAGAGGATATACTTAAGGGAATAAATCTTGAGGTGTATTCCGGTCAAATTATAGGATATATTGGGCCAAATGGTGCGGGTAAAAGTACTACAGTAAAGATTCTATTAGGTATTTTAGATGGCTATAGAGGTGAAATTGAGATATTTGGTAAGGACATCTCGAAGGATAAAATAGAGTATAAAAGAAAAATTGGATATGTACCGGAATCCGCTGAAATATATGATAATCTAACTGCCCATGAATACCTGACTTTTTTAGGTGAGGTTTATGGGATGGGGACTGAAGAAGTAGGTGCTAAAGCTAAAAAATTATTATCTTTATTTGGGGTTGGAGAAGAAAATTATTATTCTAGAATATCATCCTATTCAAAGGGCATGAAACAAAAGTTGTTAATTATAGCTAGCCTCATACATAATCCCGATATATTATTTTTAGATGAACCACTAAGTGGACTGGATGCAAACAGTGTTATGATATTTAAGGAAATTTTAGCCCAGCTTGCAGCCCAGGGTAAGACTATCTTTTATTCATCCCATATCATGGAGGTTGTAGAAAAGATAAGTGATAGGATATTGCTATTAAATAATGGGCAAATTGTGGCAGATGGAACCTTTGAAGAACTAAAGAAAATGAGTACTGAAGGATCTCTGGAACAAATATTTAATCAGTTGACTGGATTCAATAAGCATAAGGATATTGCTGATGAATTTATCAGTACCTTAAAGGCGGTGTAGTAATGAAGGATTTTAGATCTTTAAAACTACTTGATAGATTTAGCTTTATCTTTGAAAAAATGGGAATAGATTATAAAGTGATGAGAAGAATATTACAGCTCAAATTCATTATGGATGGAAGACGTGTCCCAACTATCATGACAAATCAAAAAAAGGATAAAAAAGAAAATAACTTTTTTATCAAATCCTTATTATCCTATGGGTTGGTAGGATTATTAGTCATGGCAATGGTAATCTCATCATTATCCCTGTTTGTAAAGATGAGCTTTGCCTTTGGTATAAGTATATTTATGATTATGACAACTATGATTTCTGATTTTTCAACGGTTTTATTAGACGTAAAGGATAAGAATATCCTATTATCTAAACCAATAGATGCTAAGACTGTTAATGCTGCTAAGATAGTTCACATATTTATCTATCTATTCATTATTACTATGGTCATTGCAGGACCTTCCCTTATTGCAGGGACTATAAAACATGGGTTTATATTTTTTTTGGTATTCTTTTTGGATATGATACTAATTTCGGCTTTTATCATTTTCTTGACCTCCTCTTTATACTGTATTATTTTGAATTTTTTCGATGGAGAGAAGCTTAAGGATATTATAAACTATGTTCAAATTATTTTATCCATAACGTTGCTTATAGGGTATCAGTTTATAGGTCGTATGTTTGATGTTTTTTCTTTAGATTTAGTTTTTACACCGAAGTGGTGGATTTATCTTATTCCACCGGCTTGGTTTGCAGCTCCCTTTGAAATGCTTATAAATGGTGACTATGGAAGCCATTTTATCTATTTAGGGATCATTAGCATTTTAGTTCCAATAATCTCATTGATAATACATATAAAAATTGTAATACCATATTTTGAAAAGAATCTTGTAAAACTAAATAATAATAGTGGGAGAACAGGTGTACTAACGGGGATAAAAGAAAGAATACGTAGACAATCGACTAGAATCCTTTGTTCTGATAGGATGGAAAATATATTTTTTAGATTCACCCAAGACATGATATCAAATGAAAGAAAGTTCAAATTAAGAATATATCCAAACTTAGCATTTGCAGCAGTTATGCCCATGATAATGGTTCTTAGAACCTTTAGAGGTGATAGAAGCTTTTCTGAGAGTATCTTAGAGATCGCAAATGGTAAGTCTTATATGTCCATATATTTTTCAGTATTATTATTGGCAAATTTGATAACCATGATAGGTTCAAGCGAGAAATACAAGGGAGGGTGGATATACAAGGTTTTACCCATAGAAAATCCTTCTCCAATATATAAGGGCTCATTTAAGGGATTTCTAATTAAATACGTTGTTCCAATATATCTGATACCGAGCTTGGTATTTTTAGTTATTTATAAGTTCAAAATTATTACGGATATAGTATTAATGCTTCTAAATATGATTTTACTATGTCTGTTAATTCTCAAAAAATCCTCTAAGGATCTTCCCTTCTGTAAGGATATAAATTATATCCAAGAAAATAATGCAGGAACATTCTTTCTTACAGCAGGATTTTGTGGAGTTTCTCTTGGATTACAGTGGGCATTAAAGTCTATAAAATTTGGATTGCCAATTTATTGTGTGGTTGTAGCATTAATAATCATATTTCTATGGAAGAAAAGCTTTAATATAAGCTGGGAAGATATAATTTAAGTGGTTTTATTTAGGGGGTGGGTGTATGGATGATAAAAGATATATATCAATAGATTATGCATCTTTCTGGAGGCGATTTGGAGCCATATTGATAGATGGGTTAATCATAGGACTTGCTGATATGATAATACTAAAAGCAAGTGATATAAATGTATTTAGTATTCTTATAGTAATATTAATAGATTTTTCCTATGAAGTTTTTAGTATCTATCATAATGGTATGACAATAGGAAAAATGGCTCTTAAGATAAGAGTAATATCTACATTAGGTGATAAATTAACTTTAAAACAAGCCTTTATTAGATATTTTTCAAAAACATTATCAGAGACTTTTCTAAGTATAGGTTATCTATGGATGCTTTTCAATGATAATAGACAAACATGGCATGATAAATTAGCCAGTACTATAGTAATATTAAGGGAAAATGAAGATTTGATTATTGAAAAATTAGATAATAGTCCGTGGGAAGAGAGTCAAAAATTAAAAAGAATCAGGATAGGGGCCCTTATTCTAACCACTTTGATTTTTACAGGTGGAGTACTAAATTCCTTTGTAAATGATGTTGGAATGTCTGGGCTACATAAGGTGAATTCCATAACCATAAACGAAACTATAAAAGATATGAAATTTTTAGATGTTGATGGAAATGGGTCAAAGGACATGATATCAATTGTAGCTGGCAGGAATGGAAAAGTTCTAAATATCTATAAGGGGAATGAAAATAAACTTAGTATAAAAAAGAGTTATGATATAGAAGCTTCCCCGGGCCAAGATGAAAAGAATGATTGGGGGGCAACCTTTGAATTAGCAGATTTAGATAATGATAAATCCCTCGAGTTAATTGTGACCGACTCAGAGGATAATGCAAATAGATTGATGATATACAAAGAAATTAATGGCATATACAAAATGATAGATTCTAAGGAATATAGCACTAAGGTATATGAATTTAATAATTTCTTTACTGATATTGAAATCCATAAGGATGACAATGGCAATAATCATATAATATGGATTTATGACACGGTGGGAAAACCACGTATGTATTCCTATAGGCTTAGTGAAGGCAAATTAAAGGAAGATTTCTATGAAGTTATAGAAGAATTAGGTCGAATAATAAGTGGCGATTTTGATGGAGATAACAAAAAAGAATTATATTTAATAGCTGAGGATTTAGATGAAGTAACTATTAACAGATTGGAGTATAGTGATAAAGCTGTAAAGCTCCATAAAGAAGAAAACATAAAAAGTTGGTCAACGATGTTAAATTCAATTAATAATGCCCATGAAGTAAAGGTAGATGATTTTGATGGTGATGGCAGGGATGATATAATATTTTTAACCTTAACAGGGCAAGCTTCATTCATGAGAAAGGAAGATATATGGCTTAAAGTCTACACAAGAAAAGAGGATAAATGGGAAGGCATATGGTGTGGAGGAAAAAGCAAAGAAAATGATATGTATGCCACAGAATATCAAGGAAATTGTGATATAAATGATGATGGCATAAAGGATATAATAATAACAAAAAATCATATGGCGAACCTATTTTTCAAATTTGAAGAAAAAGAAGATATAGAGTTTAATAATATAATAGAAGTTTATAATATAGATCCTATAAAATTTGCTATAAATAAATTCTGGCAAAGAGTATGGTATTTTCAGTAGTTAAATCTTTGATAACCATGAAGAGTAACATTGAAACTTGCAACTAAAAAAGCGTCTTAAGATGCTTTTTGAAAGGAGAAATAAATAGTATGAATACTCCTAATAATCCATATAAAAAACGTAAAGATTATTATGCCAAGTTACTTGAAAATCAAAAAAAGTCATTAAAAATAATAGGAGGACTAAGATTATTTGTGGTATTAGTTGGGCTTTTAAATCTTGTGTTTTTATACATAACCCACAATAATAATCTTTTTTTTCCAATAGCTTTAGCATATACAGCCATATTTATCTACTTGATTATGAAGCATGGTCAAATGAAATCTAGGGAAAGATATACCCTTTCATTATATAGGATAAATGACGACTCGTTAAAACGTATAAAGGGTGAATGGAAATCCTTCTGTGATACGGGAGAGGAATTTCTTAATGAAGAGCATAGTTTTTCTAGTGATCTCGATATTTTTGGAAAGGGATCTCTATTTCAGTGGATAAATACAGCCACAACCTACATGGGAAGACAAAGCCTAAAGGGATATCTTACAGAGCCTTGCCGTGGGAAAGACCAAATATATAAGAGACAGGAAGCGATCAATGAATTATCTAGAAAGCTATGGTGGAGACAAAGATTTATGGCTGAAGGTATGTCAATGGAAGAGGAAATACGGAATCCTGAGACTTTGTATAAATGGATAGAAGATAGAGATGAATTTTATTTCAAGCCTTGGATTGTAATTGGAGTTCGTATACTTCCAATAATCAGTTTGTTAATAATTTTGATATATTTTATTACCGATAATATATCCTACTATTATCCTATTACAATGTTAGGTATCCAAATTATCATACTAAAATATCAAAATAAAAAAAGAGCCAAGGTTTTAAATACAGTTTATAAGTATAAGGACAATATAAAGGTATATAGACAAATGTTAAAGCATTTTGAGAATAAAAAATTTACCTCTAGATATCTGAGAGAAATAAAGGATAACCTTGTCAACGAGGAAGAACAAAAGGCCTATGAGCAAATAGATAGATTGGAAAAAATCGTAGAAAGTATTACTAATCGAGATAATGCCATGTTTATATTTGTGAACATAGTTACCCTTTGGGATTATAGGTGTATGATTGCCTTAGAAAGATGGAAAGAAAAATCAGGGATTTTAATAAAAAC
Coding sequences within:
- a CDS encoding DMT family transporter, yielding MIESHLGEIAALGTAICWTVTSISFELAGRKIGSLSVNLIRLIMAFFLIGTFTLFTRGMFLPLDASSDVWIWLSISGLIGFVLGDLFLFQAFVEVGARISMLIMASSPPITALLGFIIMGEVLTSQQLIGMLITISGIATVILVKKSGNKKLEFSHPVKGLTYAFLGAFGQSLGLILSKKGMGNYNAFAATQIRIISATIGFLIVITILNKWPNIKTAVKDSDAMAKVSIGAFFGPFLGVSLSLIAVKFTTTGVASTLMGIVPVLIIAPSIIIFKEKIGSKEIIGAIVTVAGVSLLFL
- a CDS encoding methyl-accepting chemotaxis protein, which codes for MITRQNQVARYPKEIFGFPIIAYAIPLINNDTDNVVGTITFAVSQEKENDIIETAKELQSFSEQLSLSSQELSSSSQELSVSSQAFNTTINNIQQQIKSMDDILKYINNVANTTNLLGLNAAIEAARAGEHGRGFAVVAEEIRKLAQSSKSSTENITTTLTTIRDDINKMIDSINTFAEVSEEQSAQTQQVAAGAERLNELSINLIKASENL
- a CDS encoding GAF domain-containing protein, encoding MHDIKKVEFKDKKQFYNYLNLKLKGLICNENDWLANLSNTAALLWLLLDDINWVGFYLYKNNELVLGPFQGKPACTHIEIGKGVCGRAASEMKTQVVKNVNEFPGHIACDSSSKSEIVVPIIQDNRLKGVLDIDSPIFSRFEEEDKECFEKFIDVFNEYVKL
- a CDS encoding permease, coding for MIYIYILTCILLIFSFFSSKQKTLKALKIAWKKFAKILPAFIKMLIFISIVLYLFPDKVILKYLGGSNIYKGAILASLLGSITMMPGFIAFPLCGILVQKGVSYMVVSAFSTTLMMVGILTYPVESEYFGKKLTIVRNIVSYIMAIVIALVIGVLYGEIIL
- a CDS encoding permease, whose protein sequence is MKNKRVEITGLIIYIVFIFISFIFKFDPGVKIGTNFMGFTLGMMKVLPCAFILIGLFEVWVKRETIEKYFGDASGYKGYLWAVILSSTTVGGAYVAFPVGYSLYKKGANLSYVLTYIGSSALTRIPMTIFEASFIGIKFSIIRLIISLPLVIFSSIIISKYFVEKLPIDKQH
- a CDS encoding protein-glutamine gamma-glutamyltransferase, producing the protein MIEISGSRIDTNDIINEYPRDGIEVKILEILYSSDRLYIYESLDELRFELNLRKNIISASRELNDSYFSFRTFRKSICNSEYWTRTAEGGFLIKEDVKPSDGIKDIFINSSMYGTECATAIVIVYYKALVDIYPEELFNQLFANIHLMNWHYLDRDLDIRYYEDVDFLPGDCRYFKNPDVNPLTPEWQGENVIDLGDGTYYGHGIGIGTAEEIIEALNDNRKEDSTTSAYLLDSATRPNFKYLGEKYYDFIAMQERENYDRIYAYYRSFEKKLPRVFC
- a CDS encoding ABC transporter ATP-binding protein, with the translated sequence MQPVITIKDLKMSYDKDKEDILKGINLEVYSGQIIGYIGPNGAGKSTTVKILLGILDGYRGEIEIFGKDISKDKIEYKRKIGYVPESAEIYDNLTAHEYLTFLGEVYGMGTEEVGAKAKKLLSLFGVGEENYYSRISSYSKGMKQKLLIIASLIHNPDILFLDEPLSGLDANSVMIFKEILAQLAAQGKTIFYSSHIMEVVEKISDRILLLNNGQIVADGTFEELKKMSTEGSLEQIFNQLTGFNKHKDIADEFISTLKAV
- a CDS encoding RDD family protein, with translation MDDKRYISIDYASFWRRFGAILIDGLIIGLADMIILKASDINVFSILIVILIDFSYEVFSIYHNGMTIGKMALKIRVISTLGDKLTLKQAFIRYFSKTLSETFLSIGYLWMLFNDNRQTWHDKLASTIVILRENEDLIIEKLDNSPWEESQKLKRIRIGALILTTLIFTGGVLNSFVNDVGMSGLHKVNSITINETIKDMKFLDVDGNGSKDMISIVAGRNGKVLNIYKGNENKLSIKKSYDIEASPGQDEKNDWGATFELADLDNDKSLELIVTDSEDNANRLMIYKEINGIYKMIDSKEYSTKVYEFNNFFTDIEIHKDDNGNNHIIWIYDTVGKPRMYSYRLSEGKLKEDFYEVIEELGRIISGDFDGDNKKELYLIAEDLDEVTINRLEYSDKAVKLHKEENIKSWSTMLNSINNAHEVKVDDFDGDGRDDIIFLTLTGQASFMRKEDIWLKVYTRKEDKWEGIWCGGKSKENDMYATEYQGNCDINDDGIKDIIITKNHMANLFFKFEEKEDIEFNNIIEVYNIDPIKFAINKFWQRVWYFQ